One Rossellomorea aquimaris DNA window includes the following coding sequences:
- a CDS encoding YueI family protein — MSKPTIDDYLDNGIYGQKQTKPDERRKFLGSLRERIVIALTQSQVREKGVYKEVQESLKKHPDAKLLLNGNMSYSFLSKYIKLADTYHVSFSMVTNKEVETDIGLVLAYDHAIDKEEIYVKEKNEKTSEAKTKQKPKKSLFSSIKNKLF, encoded by the coding sequence TTGAGTAAACCAACGATTGATGATTACCTGGATAATGGAATATATGGCCAGAAGCAAACGAAGCCTGATGAAAGAAGAAAGTTTCTAGGGAGCCTGCGGGAACGAATCGTCATTGCCCTGACTCAGAGTCAGGTAAGGGAAAAGGGAGTGTATAAGGAAGTTCAGGAGAGTCTGAAGAAGCATCCTGATGCGAAGCTTTTATTAAATGGTAATATGAGCTATTCCTTCTTATCTAAATACATCAAGCTCGCTGATACGTATCATGTCTCATTTTCAATGGTGACCAATAAAGAGGTGGAAACCGATATTGGCCTCGTCCTCGCTTATGATCATGCCATTGATAAAGAAGAAATCTATGTGAAGGAAAAGAATGAAAAGACCTCTGAAGCTAAAACAAAGCAAAAGCCAAAGAAAAGCCTATTTTCATCAATTAAAAATAAGCTTTTCTAA
- a CDS encoding carbamoyl phosphate synthase small subunit: protein MTGYLCLENGKTFIGEVTMDEEDPVQGEIVFFTGMTGYQEVLTDPSYKDQIVVFTYPLIGQYGVNEDDFESSQPQVKGVIMLQSPALYSHYHASSSLKDYLEKWKIPFMTGVDTRQVVKAIRDVGSQNACISYTEVLPEKEKLTGQIEKVALSQIRKMGSGNKHIAVVDFGVKKSILSSLIKMDCLVTVIPYHQLEVLDHMNVDGLVLSNGPGDPKEMISILPKLKDKIMEVPTLGICLGHQLIALALGGNTERLLFGHRGANHPVIDHLTGEVFITSQNHNYVVNGASLTGTGLEPRFINVNDGSLEGLQHINKPILSVQFHPEARPGPEDASWIFQQFYQTIKQPGREKMYA from the coding sequence ATGACAGGTTACTTATGTTTAGAAAACGGAAAGACCTTTATAGGTGAAGTCACAATGGATGAAGAAGATCCCGTTCAGGGTGAGATTGTTTTTTTCACGGGAATGACGGGGTACCAGGAAGTGCTGACCGATCCTTCCTACAAAGATCAAATCGTTGTTTTCACGTATCCGCTCATCGGCCAATATGGCGTAAACGAAGATGACTTTGAGAGCTCACAGCCGCAGGTAAAAGGGGTCATTATGCTCCAATCACCGGCTCTGTATTCCCATTATCATGCCTCTTCTTCCCTTAAAGACTATCTCGAAAAGTGGAAGATCCCATTCATGACAGGTGTGGATACGAGGCAGGTAGTGAAGGCGATCCGTGATGTGGGAAGTCAAAATGCGTGTATATCTTATACGGAAGTGCTTCCTGAAAAAGAGAAACTCACAGGGCAAATTGAAAAGGTGGCCCTTTCTCAGATCCGCAAGATGGGTAGTGGGAACAAGCATATAGCCGTCGTCGATTTCGGTGTGAAGAAATCGATTCTATCCAGTCTGATAAAGATGGATTGTCTTGTTACCGTCATTCCCTATCATCAGCTTGAGGTTCTGGATCATATGAATGTTGACGGACTGGTGCTGTCGAACGGTCCGGGGGATCCGAAAGAAATGATAAGTATTTTACCCAAGCTGAAGGATAAAATCATGGAGGTTCCGACCCTCGGAATTTGTCTAGGACATCAATTAATCGCTCTGGCACTCGGAGGGAATACTGAACGATTATTATTCGGACATAGAGGAGCGAATCATCCTGTCATCGATCACCTAACCGGAGAGGTGTTTATCACATCACAAAATCATAATTACGTCGTGAACGGAGCCAGTTTAACAGGAACAGGGTTGGAACCGCGTTTTATAAACGTCAATGACGGCTCCCTTGAAGGGCTTCAACATATCAATAAACCCATTCTTTCGGTTCAATTTCATCCTGAAGCGCGTCCGGGTCCGGAGGATGCTTCGTGGATATTCCAACAATTCTATCAAACGATTAAACAACCAGGGAGAGAGAAGATGTATGCCTAA
- a CDS encoding AbrB family transcriptional regulator has protein sequence MHPILLAFVVGVAGGGVFTLLHFPLSWLLGSMISVFFVNKWTKLNLAWPSYFRDLGLIIVGYAIGQTFSQKTMIEIVDQLPSMLTMTIAIIVFSMVLAYITSKMTGIGLSSTITGSIPGGLSQMVALGEEMKNIDLTVVTVLQVIRLLSVIFVVPFLVFSPLLKGVGGYGSGNALPPLEVPSFKWVFILFFIIAILSGIVAKRIHLPTPAMLGPILVIGGFMVAGFSVPPMPDQLIILAQLSLGIYFSFMMNFSSSKELSKFILWSLFTSLCLLLCCAGLSFVLSRWHDMTFLTAFISLAPGGMAEMALVGQAVNADLSIITGYHLFRILFILFIIPAILKGLFKLSFFQKGKQY, from the coding sequence GCCTTTGTCGTTGGAGTTGCTGGCGGCGGGGTATTTACACTTCTACACTTCCCCCTGTCCTGGCTCCTCGGTTCCATGATTTCCGTCTTTTTCGTCAATAAATGGACAAAGCTCAATTTAGCGTGGCCGTCTTATTTCAGAGACCTTGGATTAATCATTGTAGGCTATGCCATTGGCCAAACCTTTAGTCAGAAAACCATGATTGAAATCGTCGATCAGCTTCCTTCCATGCTGACGATGACGATTGCCATCATTGTCTTCAGTATGGTACTTGCCTATATCACGTCTAAAATGACGGGGATCGGTCTTTCCTCAACCATTACAGGAAGTATACCGGGAGGACTTTCGCAAATGGTGGCTCTTGGAGAGGAAATGAAGAATATAGACTTAACGGTGGTGACAGTCCTGCAGGTGATCCGTTTATTATCGGTCATCTTTGTTGTACCGTTTCTGGTGTTCAGCCCCCTTTTAAAAGGCGTTGGTGGATACGGTTCCGGGAATGCTTTACCACCCCTCGAAGTGCCCTCATTCAAGTGGGTTTTCATCCTATTCTTCATCATTGCCATTCTTTCAGGGATTGTGGCTAAAAGAATCCATTTACCCACCCCGGCGATGCTGGGACCGATATTAGTCATCGGCGGCTTCATGGTGGCAGGGTTTTCTGTACCCCCCATGCCCGATCAATTGATCATTCTGGCTCAATTATCCCTGGGCATATATTTTAGTTTCATGATGAATTTCTCTTCTTCTAAAGAGTTGTCCAAGTTCATCCTCTGGTCTTTGTTTACTTCCCTCTGCCTGCTATTATGCTGCGCGGGCCTAAGCTTTGTATTAAGTCGCTGGCATGACATGACATTTCTTACTGCCTTTATTAGCCTGGCTCCCGGGGGAATGGCTGAAATGGCCTTAGTGGGACAAGCCGTCAACGCTGACCTTTCCATCATTACCGGATATCACTTGTTTCGGATATTGTTCATTCTGTTTATCATCCCAGCGATTTTGAAAGGACTGTTTAAACTCTCTTTCTTCCAAAAGGGCAAACAGTATTAG
- the argJ gene encoding bifunctional ornithine acetyltransferase/N-acetylglutamate synthase has protein sequence MKLVKEKAVQHIPGGTILSPLGYKAGGMHTGLRYVKKDFGVIYSEKPAQVGAVYTQSHFQAAPLRVTQESILKSHTLQAVVVNSAIANACTGERGLKDAYQTREWAAKRFQIPEEYVAVASTGVIGEWLPMEKIEKGCNEIEVDSTEQSAESFQQAILTTDLIEKTSCYEVKIDGETVTIGGCAKGSGMIHPNMATMLGFITTDASISSTVLQKALKTAIDQSFNQITVDGETSTNDMVIVMANGMVVHDTLHESHPDWRHFQEGLIHVCQDLAKQIARDGEGATKLVEVNVTGAQSNQDANVLAKKIVGSNLVKTALFGGDPNWGRIVGAVGHSEVTIDPHQCDIYIGETLVFSNSTPQPFNEESVSQYMQAEHVTISVGLQGGEGRGKAWGCDLTYDYVKINASYRT, from the coding sequence ATGAAACTAGTAAAAGAAAAGGCTGTTCAACACATTCCTGGAGGAACGATTCTTTCACCTCTCGGGTACAAGGCAGGGGGGATGCATACCGGTCTTAGATACGTAAAGAAAGACTTCGGGGTCATTTACAGTGAAAAGCCTGCACAAGTCGGAGCGGTTTATACGCAAAGTCATTTTCAAGCTGCTCCCCTCAGGGTCACACAAGAAAGCATCTTGAAATCTCACACTCTGCAAGCAGTTGTGGTCAACAGTGCGATTGCAAATGCCTGTACGGGTGAACGAGGATTAAAAGATGCTTATCAAACAAGGGAGTGGGCAGCCAAACGATTTCAAATTCCGGAAGAGTATGTAGCCGTTGCTTCGACAGGAGTCATTGGAGAGTGGCTTCCTATGGAGAAGATTGAAAAGGGCTGCAACGAAATCGAGGTTGATTCGACAGAGCAGAGTGCAGAGTCTTTTCAACAGGCCATCCTGACGACGGATCTTATCGAAAAGACTTCATGCTATGAAGTGAAAATAGACGGAGAAACGGTCACGATCGGAGGATGTGCGAAAGGATCAGGCATGATTCATCCAAATATGGCGACGATGCTCGGCTTCATTACAACGGATGCATCGATTTCATCCACCGTCCTGCAAAAAGCACTTAAAACAGCGATCGATCAATCCTTTAATCAAATCACTGTAGATGGAGAAACGTCTACGAATGATATGGTCATTGTTATGGCAAACGGGATGGTCGTTCACGACACTTTACATGAAAGCCATCCTGACTGGCGTCACTTTCAAGAAGGGTTAATTCACGTATGTCAAGATCTGGCCAAACAAATTGCCCGGGATGGTGAAGGAGCAACCAAACTCGTAGAAGTGAACGTCACAGGTGCTCAGTCCAATCAAGACGCCAATGTTTTAGCAAAAAAAATCGTCGGTTCCAATTTAGTCAAAACGGCACTCTTTGGCGGGGATCCAAACTGGGGAAGAATCGTAGGTGCCGTGGGACACAGTGAGGTGACGATCGATCCCCATCAATGTGACATTTATATTGGAGAAACCCTCGTGTTTTCGAATAGTACTCCTCAGCCATTCAATGAAGAGAGTGTAAGTCAGTATATGCAAGCTGAACATGTGACCATATCTGTCGGGTTGCAGGGTGGAGAAGGAAGAGGAAAAGCCTGGGGGTGCGATCTTACGTATGATTACGTCAAAATCAATGCAAGTTATCGAACATAA
- a CDS encoding carbamoyl phosphate synthase large subunit — MPKDSSIQKILIIGSGPIIIGQAAEFDYSGTQGCLALKDEGYDVILVNHNPATIMTDTTYADKVYCEPLTVKTLTAIIDEERPDGLVANLGGQTALNLAVELDERGVLAEYGVTLLGTSVDSIQKGEDREKFRNLMNTLGHPTAESDIVHDLQGAILFSEKISFPIIVRPAYTLGGRGGGIASTREEYSKLVQTGLKASPIHQVLVEKSIAGFKEIEYEVMRDSKGNCISVCNMENFDPVGVHTGDSIVVAPSQTLTDQEFHMLRTAAFDIISALEVVGGCNIQFALDPNSNQYYVIEVNPRVSRSSALASKATGYPIAKIAVKLAVGYTLNEIINPLTRTTFASFEPALDYVVVKFPRWPFDKFPEANRVLGTKMKATGEVMAIERSLEAAFHKALQSLDLSLESIYNELAGLSHEELEKRIGIPTDLRFFQLLELLRRGYSIHSLHEKTEIDKLFLSILSNLVFMENKLRTSDFTSDLLKEAKKFRFEDKTIAGLMGKPEASIEKMRMEEGIVPAFKMVDTCAGEFEAITNYAYSTYYGENEIQPLQGEKKILIVGAGPIRIGQGVEFDYSAVKAIHRLKERGYTTIMVNNNPETVSTDYETADRLYFEPITKESVLSIIQHEKVDTVLVQFGGQTALNLASILEKKGIQLFGTSSDIIDRVEDRERFYQLLDELEIPRVEGDICHSKEEALQVAQHLSFPILCRPSYVIGGKGMVKVTTQPAIEKFIQEADEEYFPILIDEFKEGQEIEVDLVGDGNGVYVPGVMEHIERAGVHSGDSMSIFPSESLSDEIKRTIEGYARKIVSSLHYKGIMNIQFLLQGEKVFVLEVNPRASRTVPVVSKVIGYSLIDMATDLMCDETLKIDAFSPPKEIDVVGVKYPVFSSHALPEIDQTLGANMKSTGEGLCLGKTVEAALYKVFEGLHEEVGTGGTVYIDSDQKELKQYQTSTETSFSDWIETSNASVYFSHEETDEMKKRRIAALEAGVTVLTEAETLYAFIRSMKASKVNPIPLAQSKSIQGVSRV; from the coding sequence ATGCCTAAAGATTCCAGTATTCAAAAAATCCTCATAATCGGATCAGGGCCAATCATCATCGGGCAAGCAGCAGAGTTTGATTACTCAGGTACACAAGGCTGCCTTGCCCTGAAGGATGAAGGGTACGATGTGATTCTTGTGAATCATAATCCGGCGACGATTATGACGGATACGACCTACGCTGACAAAGTGTACTGCGAGCCCCTAACGGTCAAAACATTAACTGCGATTATAGATGAAGAACGCCCGGATGGATTAGTAGCTAACCTTGGAGGTCAAACCGCTCTGAATCTTGCAGTGGAGCTGGATGAAAGAGGAGTACTCGCGGAATATGGAGTGACACTGCTTGGGACTTCTGTAGATTCGATTCAAAAAGGGGAAGACAGGGAGAAATTTCGAAACTTGATGAACACATTGGGACATCCAACGGCAGAAAGTGATATCGTACACGATCTTCAAGGGGCCATTCTTTTTTCTGAAAAGATTTCCTTCCCGATCATTGTGCGCCCGGCTTATACATTGGGTGGGAGAGGCGGCGGTATCGCATCAACCAGGGAGGAATATAGTAAACTCGTTCAAACCGGATTAAAGGCGAGCCCGATTCATCAAGTACTGGTGGAAAAAAGCATTGCCGGGTTCAAAGAGATTGAGTATGAAGTCATGAGAGATTCGAAAGGAAATTGTATATCCGTCTGTAATATGGAAAATTTCGATCCTGTTGGTGTCCATACGGGTGACTCCATCGTCGTTGCTCCGTCCCAAACCCTGACAGATCAAGAGTTTCATATGCTCCGTACAGCGGCATTTGATATTATCAGTGCGTTAGAAGTGGTGGGAGGATGCAATATACAATTTGCTTTAGACCCTAACAGTAACCAATACTATGTAATTGAAGTGAACCCCCGGGTGAGCAGGTCTTCTGCTTTGGCATCGAAGGCAACGGGATATCCCATTGCCAAAATAGCGGTGAAGCTTGCTGTCGGCTATACATTGAACGAAATCATCAATCCTCTGACAAGAACCACTTTTGCAAGCTTTGAACCAGCTCTTGATTACGTTGTCGTCAAGTTTCCAAGATGGCCATTCGATAAATTTCCTGAGGCGAATCGGGTGCTCGGAACGAAGATGAAAGCAACGGGTGAAGTGATGGCGATCGAGCGTTCGTTGGAAGCTGCTTTTCATAAAGCTCTTCAGTCGTTGGATCTGTCCTTAGAAAGCATATATAACGAACTGGCCGGTTTATCTCATGAAGAGCTGGAAAAAAGGATTGGAATACCAACAGATCTTCGCTTTTTTCAACTGTTGGAATTGTTGAGACGAGGCTATTCGATTCACAGTCTTCATGAAAAGACAGAAATCGATAAGCTGTTCTTGTCTATCTTGAGTAACTTAGTATTCATGGAAAATAAACTAAGAACGTCCGACTTCACTTCTGATCTCTTGAAAGAAGCAAAGAAATTCCGTTTTGAAGATAAAACAATAGCGGGATTAATGGGGAAACCGGAAGCGTCCATTGAAAAAATGAGAATGGAGGAAGGAATTGTGCCCGCCTTTAAAATGGTGGATACATGTGCAGGTGAATTCGAAGCGATCACCAATTATGCCTACTCTACTTATTATGGGGAGAATGAGATTCAGCCGTTACAAGGGGAGAAGAAGATCCTGATTGTTGGAGCGGGTCCGATTCGAATCGGTCAGGGAGTCGAGTTTGATTACAGTGCCGTTAAGGCGATTCACCGATTGAAAGAGCGCGGATACACGACCATCATGGTAAACAATAACCCTGAAACAGTGAGCACGGATTATGAGACGGCAGATCGATTGTACTTTGAACCTATTACGAAAGAATCGGTCCTTTCCATTATCCAGCACGAGAAAGTCGATACCGTACTCGTTCAATTCGGCGGACAAACGGCATTAAACCTGGCTTCTATTTTAGAGAAGAAAGGCATCCAATTATTTGGGACGTCTTCAGACATCATTGACCGTGTAGAGGATCGCGAACGTTTTTATCAACTGCTGGATGAACTGGAGATACCTCGGGTGGAAGGAGATATCTGTCACAGTAAAGAGGAAGCATTACAAGTAGCACAACATTTAAGCTTTCCTATTCTTTGCCGTCCATCCTATGTGATTGGAGGGAAAGGGATGGTGAAGGTAACGACACAACCCGCGATCGAGAAGTTTATTCAGGAAGCGGATGAAGAGTACTTCCCTATTTTAATAGATGAATTTAAAGAAGGTCAGGAAATTGAAGTTGACCTTGTGGGGGACGGAAACGGAGTGTATGTTCCCGGAGTAATGGAGCATATTGAACGCGCAGGCGTCCATTCAGGGGACAGCATGTCTATTTTTCCTTCTGAATCCCTGTCAGATGAAATCAAGAGAACGATTGAAGGGTACGCCAGGAAGATTGTGTCTTCGCTTCATTACAAAGGGATCATGAATATTCAATTTTTGCTGCAGGGTGAAAAGGTATTCGTGTTGGAAGTGAACCCGAGAGCAAGCCGGACGGTTCCGGTGGTCAGCAAGGTTATTGGTTACTCATTAATCGATATGGCCACAGACCTTATGTGCGATGAGACGTTGAAGATAGACGCCTTTAGCCCTCCTAAAGAAATAGACGTTGTAGGGGTGAAATATCCTGTGTTTTCATCCCATGCCCTGCCGGAGATCGATCAAACACTCGGAGCCAATATGAAGTCAACGGGAGAAGGGTTATGTCTTGGTAAAACGGTTGAAGCAGCCCTGTATAAAGTATTTGAAGGATTGCATGAGGAGGTAGGGACTGGTGGAACGGTTTATATCGATAGTGACCAGAAAGAATTAAAACAGTACCAGACTTCTACGGAAACTTCGTTTAGTGACTGGATTGAAACAAGCAATGCCTCTGTGTATTTCAGTCATGAAGAAACGGATGAAATGAAGAAGAGAAGAATTGCTGCATTAGAAGCAGGGGTCACCGTTTTAACAGAAGCAGAGACCTTGTATGCCTTTATTCGAAGTATGAAGGCAAGTAAGGTGAACCCCATTCCACTGGCACAATCAAAATCCATACAGGGAGTGAGCAGAGTATGA
- the argF gene encoding ornithine carbamoyltransferase produces the protein MMNSNVAASPVSLKGRDLVTWLDYTTEEVYELLSLAQYLKKNPYSKVLEGKILGMIFEKSSTRTRVSFEAGMLQMGGHAICLNARDIQLGRGESIADTARVLSSYVDGIMIRTFETQKVTELAQYADVPVINGLCDTYHPCQALADVLTILELAGTLKGLKVVYIGDGNNVAHSFMILCAKLGMDVVVSCPEGYEPDKEIVGKTVELAGMNGGSFTLSYDPVEAVKNADIVYTDVWASMGQEEEAVKRLKDFKPYQVNEQLLQHAAPEVKFLHCLPAHREEEVTAAVIDGPCSAVFQQAENRLHVQKAILQSLFV, from the coding sequence ATGATGAATTCAAATGTTGCGGCGTCGCCGGTTTCCTTGAAAGGGAGAGATCTTGTTACGTGGTTGGATTACACAACGGAAGAAGTATATGAGCTCTTATCACTGGCACAGTACTTGAAGAAAAATCCTTATTCAAAGGTGTTGGAAGGGAAAATCCTTGGTATGATCTTTGAGAAGTCGTCCACAAGAACCCGTGTTTCATTTGAAGCGGGAATGCTCCAGATGGGAGGTCATGCCATCTGCCTGAATGCCCGTGATATACAGCTGGGTAGAGGAGAGTCGATCGCAGATACGGCACGGGTCCTTTCTTCTTATGTGGATGGAATCATGATCCGTACGTTTGAAACTCAGAAAGTTACAGAACTGGCCCAATACGCGGATGTTCCAGTCATCAACGGACTTTGCGATACGTACCATCCCTGTCAGGCATTGGCGGATGTTCTCACGATTTTGGAACTTGCGGGAACGCTAAAAGGATTGAAGGTTGTGTATATAGGGGACGGGAATAATGTGGCACACTCCTTTATGATTCTATGTGCGAAGCTTGGTATGGATGTCGTCGTTTCTTGTCCTGAAGGATATGAACCCGATAAAGAAATTGTCGGGAAGACGGTGGAGCTTGCCGGAATGAACGGCGGAAGCTTTACTCTTTCTTACGATCCCGTTGAAGCGGTTAAGAACGCGGATATCGTATATACCGATGTATGGGCAAGTATGGGGCAGGAGGAAGAAGCGGTTAAGCGTCTTAAAGACTTCAAACCTTATCAAGTGAATGAACAGCTGCTTCAGCATGCTGCACCCGAAGTGAAATTTCTCCATTGTCTTCCGGCACACCGTGAAGAAGAGGTGACAGCGGCTGTCATTGACGGACCATGTTCTGCCGTATTTCAGCAAGCGGAAAATCGACTACATGTACAGAAGGCCATACTGCAATCACTATTTGTATAA
- a CDS encoding acetylornithine transaminase, whose product MSHLFPIYNRLDIELVSGDGTVVQDQNGQSYLDFISGIAVCNLGHSPLVVKEALEKQLDKLWHVSNLFPITLQEEAASLLASASGLDSVFFCNSGAEANEAAIKLAKKHTGKTKILTFKQSFHGRTFATMSATGQEKVHSGFGPLVPTFDYLPYNDEKALSNVKEKDVAAIMVEVIQGEGGVNPGTLSFLQAVEMKCKEMDALLIVDEVQTGIGRTGAPFAYQHYSLQPDIVTTAKGLGSGFPVGAMMGKKDLVSSFSPGTHGSTFGGNPLAMAAVKATLETIVETAFLQEIKRKSEYFMQELKNQLQECRSVKEVKGIGFMIGIQFEMEVKEIIDELRKNGLLTLPAGAYVIRLLPPLTVTYDELDQSLHILADTLKQHQSAGVY is encoded by the coding sequence ATGAGTCATTTATTTCCTATTTATAATCGATTGGATATTGAATTGGTGTCAGGAGACGGCACGGTTGTTCAAGATCAAAACGGGCAATCCTATTTGGATTTCATTTCAGGTATAGCGGTTTGTAATTTAGGTCACTCTCCTCTTGTTGTTAAAGAGGCTCTGGAAAAACAGTTGGATAAACTTTGGCATGTATCCAATCTGTTTCCGATTACACTGCAGGAGGAGGCAGCTTCACTTCTTGCTTCAGCCAGCGGCTTGGATTCAGTCTTCTTTTGTAATAGTGGAGCTGAAGCGAACGAAGCAGCGATTAAGTTGGCCAAAAAGCACACGGGGAAAACGAAGATCCTGACCTTCAAGCAATCGTTTCATGGCCGGACCTTTGCGACCATGAGTGCAACGGGGCAGGAGAAGGTTCATAGCGGATTCGGTCCGTTGGTTCCAACCTTTGACTATCTTCCTTATAACGACGAAAAAGCTCTTTCGAACGTGAAAGAAAAAGACGTTGCGGCCATCATGGTGGAAGTGATTCAAGGGGAAGGCGGAGTGAACCCTGGTACTCTTTCTTTTTTACAGGCAGTAGAAATGAAGTGCAAGGAGATGGATGCTCTACTCATTGTCGATGAAGTTCAAACAGGAATCGGGCGTACGGGAGCTCCATTTGCATATCAGCACTATTCCCTGCAACCGGATATCGTCACGACGGCTAAAGGTTTGGGAAGCGGATTTCCCGTAGGTGCGATGATGGGCAAAAAAGATCTTGTTTCCTCTTTTTCGCCAGGAACTCACGGGTCGACATTCGGAGGCAATCCATTAGCGATGGCAGCAGTGAAAGCGACTCTTGAAACGATTGTTGAGACAGCCTTCCTGCAAGAAATAAAAAGGAAATCTGAGTACTTTATGCAGGAGCTGAAGAATCAACTACAGGAATGTCGGAGCGTAAAAGAGGTAAAAGGGATAGGCTTTATGATCGGCATCCAATTTGAAATGGAAGTAAAAGAAATCATCGATGAGCTGCGGAAAAATGGATTATTGACGCTACCCGCAGGTGCTTACGTGATCCGTCTATTACCACCTTTAACGGTCACCTATGACGAACTCGATCAGTCACTACACATACTGGCGGACACGCTGAAACAGCATCAATCGGCCGGTGTTTACTGA
- the argB gene encoding acetylglutamate kinase, which yields MITSKSMQVIEHKPVIAIKLGGSVLSKLSSLFYESIKDLQQHYHVVLVHGGGPEITAMLNQLAIESTFINGQRKTTKKVFGVVEQVLKGKVNSELTHQLNLAGINAIGLSGYDAHLLKASIMDEGSLGYVGKIEEVNLTLLNNLLSLNYVPVIAPLATTDKGEKLNVNADLAASAIAEALEVEKLVFVTDVPGILIEGEIVSRVTKEEILHYINTGIIHGGMIPKVQAALSVLQLNIKEVMIVGCQDTIIQDGEMLGTHITEGEGVGAV from the coding sequence ATGATTACGTCAAAATCAATGCAAGTTATCGAACATAAGCCAGTGATTGCAATCAAACTGGGAGGAAGTGTCCTTTCTAAGCTCTCATCCCTTTTCTATGAAAGTATAAAAGATCTTCAGCAGCACTACCATGTAGTACTTGTTCACGGGGGTGGACCTGAGATTACGGCTATGCTGAACCAATTGGCCATCGAATCGACCTTCATCAATGGCCAGCGAAAAACCACAAAGAAGGTATTTGGAGTCGTTGAACAAGTGTTAAAGGGAAAAGTGAATAGCGAGTTAACGCATCAACTCAATTTGGCAGGTATAAACGCAATCGGATTAAGCGGGTACGATGCCCATTTGTTAAAGGCCAGTATCATGGATGAAGGATCTCTGGGGTATGTCGGCAAAATTGAAGAGGTTAACCTTACTCTGTTAAACAATCTGCTTTCGCTGAACTACGTGCCTGTTATCGCTCCCCTTGCCACTACAGACAAGGGGGAAAAGCTAAATGTGAATGCAGACCTGGCTGCATCAGCCATAGCAGAAGCACTGGAAGTAGAGAAGCTGGTCTTTGTCACAGACGTTCCCGGTATTTTAATAGAAGGGGAAATTGTTTCACGTGTAACAAAGGAAGAGATCCTTCACTATATAAATACCGGAATCATCCACGGCGGAATGATCCCAAAGGTGCAGGCAGCCCTATCGGTTCTGCAGCTTAACATTAAAGAAGTAATGATCGTCGGGTGTCAGGACACGATCATTCAAGATGGAGAAATGCTGGGTACGCATATAACAGAAGGAGAAGGAGTCGGGGCGGTATGA